A region of Rhizobium grahamii DNA encodes the following proteins:
- the ptsP gene encoding phosphoenolpyruvate--protein phosphotransferase: MRDLSGGPRVLLKRLRELMAEPLEPQERLDRIVRQIAGNMVAEVCSVYVLRADGVLELYATEGLNKEAVHLSQLKMGQGLVGTIAASAQPLNLSDAQSHPAFRYLPETGEEIYHSFLGVPILRTGRSLGVLVVQNKASRTYREEELEALETTAMVLAEMIATGELKKITKPGLELDLTRSVTIDGDTYNEGIGLGYVVLHEPRIVVTNLLNEDSEKEIRRLGESLGSLRISIDDLLSQRDVSMEGEHREVLETYRMFAHDQGWVRKLEEAIRNGLTAEAAVEKVQSDTKARMIRMTDPYLRERMHDFEDLANRLLRQLTGYTGRTAGDGFPNDAIILARAMGAAELLDYPRANVRGLVLEEGAVTSHVVIVARAMGIPVIGQAAGVVALAENGDAVIIDGDGGHVHLRPLPEHQRSYEEKVRFRARRQEQFRALRSVEPRTKDGQRISLMMNAGLLVDLPQLADSGAEGIGLFRTELQFMIASTMPKAEEQELFYRNVLKQAAGRVVTFRTLDIGGDKVVPYFRGHEEENPALGWRAIRLSLDRPGLLRTQLRAMLKAAAGLELKLMVPMVTEVSEIAAVRELLQKEVQHLSRFGHGLPRKLQFGAMLEVPALLWQLDELMAAVDFVSVGSNDLFQFSMAVDRGNARVSDRFDPLGKPFLRILRDIVRAGERNNTQVTLCGELAGKPISAMALFGIGFRAVSMSPASIGPVKAMLLGLDASALAKVMNELLDDTKSTASMRELLAHFAETHNIPL; this comes from the coding sequence ATGAGAGACCTTTCCGGCGGTCCGCGCGTGCTGCTCAAGCGGCTGCGCGAGTTGATGGCGGAGCCGCTGGAGCCGCAGGAGCGTCTCGATCGGATCGTTCGGCAGATCGCAGGTAACATGGTGGCGGAAGTCTGTTCCGTCTACGTGCTGCGTGCTGACGGCGTGCTTGAGCTCTATGCAACCGAGGGTCTGAACAAGGAAGCGGTCCACCTTTCCCAGCTCAAGATGGGGCAGGGTCTGGTCGGTACGATCGCCGCATCGGCCCAGCCGCTCAATCTTTCCGACGCGCAATCGCATCCGGCCTTCCGCTACCTGCCGGAAACCGGCGAAGAAATCTATCACTCCTTCCTCGGCGTGCCGATCCTGCGCACCGGCCGTTCGCTCGGCGTTCTCGTCGTTCAGAACAAGGCAAGCCGCACGTACCGCGAAGAAGAGCTCGAAGCGCTCGAGACGACCGCGATGGTGCTTGCCGAGATGATCGCCACCGGCGAGCTCAAGAAGATCACCAAGCCGGGGCTAGAACTCGACCTGACGCGTTCGGTGACCATCGACGGCGACACCTACAATGAAGGCATCGGCCTCGGTTACGTCGTCCTCCACGAGCCGCGTATTGTCGTCACCAACCTTCTGAACGAGGATTCCGAGAAGGAAATCCGGCGCCTCGGCGAATCGCTCGGATCGCTTCGTATTTCGATCGACGACCTTCTGTCACAGCGCGATGTTTCGATGGAAGGCGAGCACCGTGAAGTTCTCGAGACTTATCGGATGTTTGCCCACGATCAGGGCTGGGTGCGCAAGCTCGAAGAGGCGATCCGCAACGGCCTGACGGCGGAGGCTGCAGTCGAGAAGGTGCAGAGCGACACCAAGGCGCGCATGATCCGCATGACCGATCCTTACCTGCGGGAACGGATGCACGATTTCGAGGATCTGGCGAACCGCCTGTTGCGGCAATTGACCGGTTATACCGGCCGCACTGCCGGCGACGGCTTCCCGAACGATGCCATCATTCTCGCGCGCGCCATGGGCGCGGCCGAGTTGCTCGACTATCCCCGTGCGAACGTTCGTGGCCTTGTGCTGGAAGAGGGTGCGGTCACGAGCCATGTGGTGATCGTTGCGCGTGCCATGGGCATTCCCGTTATCGGCCAGGCGGCGGGCGTCGTGGCGCTTGCCGAAAATGGCGATGCTGTCATCATCGATGGCGACGGCGGGCATGTGCATCTACGGCCGCTGCCGGAACATCAGCGCTCTTACGAGGAAAAGGTCCGGTTTCGCGCGCGCAGGCAGGAGCAGTTCCGGGCTTTGCGTTCGGTCGAGCCGCGCACCAAGGACGGTCAGCGCATTTCGCTGATGATGAATGCCGGTCTGCTGGTGGATCTGCCGCAGCTGGCGGATTCGGGTGCGGAAGGTATCGGCCTGTTCCGCACCGAGCTGCAGTTCATGATTGCCTCGACCATGCCGAAGGCGGAAGAGCAGGAGCTGTTCTATCGCAACGTGCTGAAGCAGGCAGCCGGGCGCGTCGTGACTTTCCGCACGCTCGATATCGGCGGCGACAAGGTTGTTCCTTATTTCCGCGGCCATGAGGAAGAGAACCCGGCTCTCGGCTGGCGGGCGATCCGCCTGTCGCTCGATCGCCCGGGTCTGCTGCGCACGCAGCTGCGCGCCATGCTGAAGGCGGCCGCCGGCCTCGAACTGAAGCTGATGGTGCCGATGGTGACCGAGGTTTCCGAGATCGCCGCCGTGCGCGAGCTTTTGCAGAAGGAAGTGCAGCATCTCTCGCGCTTCGGCCATGGCCTGCCGCGCAAGCTGCAGTTCGGCGCGATGCTTGAGGTGCCGGCGCTGCTCTGGCAGCTCGACGAACTGATGGCGGCCGTGGATTTCGTTTCGGTCGGGTCAAATGACCTCTTCCAGTTTTCGATGGCGGTCGATCGCGGCAATGCGCGTGTGTCGGATCGCTTCGATCCGCTCGGAAAGCCGTTCCTCAGGATCCTGCGTGACATCGTGCGTGCGGGCGAGCGCAACAATACCCAGGTCACGCTGTGCGGCGAGCTTGCCGGCAAGCCGATCTCGGCGATGGCGCTGTTCGGTATCGGTTTCCGCGCCGTATCGATGTCCCCAGCTTCCATCGGGCCGGTAAAAGCGATGCTTCTCGGTCTCGATGCGTCAGCCCTCGCTAAGGTGATGAACGAGCTGCTTGACGATACGAAGTCGACGGCTTCGATGCGCGAACTGCTTGCCCATTTCGCCGAAACACACAACATCCCTCTGTAG
- a CDS encoding aspartate kinase, translating into MARIVMKFGGTSVADLDRIKNVARHVKREVDAGHEVAVVVSAMSGKTNELVGWVQNMPKVVGANSPFYDAREYDAVVASGEQVTAGLLAIALQAMDINARSWQGWQISIRTDNAHGAARIQEIDGADIVKRMGEGQVAVIAGFQGIGPDNRIATLGRGGSDTSAVAVAAAVKADRCDIYTDVDGVYTTDPRIVPQARRLKKIAFEEMLEMASLGAKVLQVRSVELAMVHKVRTFVRSSFEDPDAPGMGDFLNPPGTLICDEDEIVEQEVVTGIAYAKDEAQISLRRLADRPGVSAAIFGPLAESHINVDMIVQNISEDGSKTDMTFTVPSGDVDKAIKVLGDNKEKIGYDVVQNESGLVKVSVIGIGMRSHAGVAATAFKALADKGINIKAITTSEIKISILIDGPYAELAVRTLHSCYGLDKN; encoded by the coding sequence ATGGCACGCATCGTAATGAAATTCGGCGGAACATCCGTCGCTGATCTGGACCGCATCAAGAACGTTGCCCGCCATGTGAAACGTGAAGTCGATGCGGGTCACGAGGTGGCTGTCGTCGTCTCGGCCATGTCCGGCAAGACCAACGAACTGGTCGGCTGGGTGCAGAACATGCCGAAGGTCGTCGGCGCCAACTCCCCGTTTTACGATGCGCGCGAGTATGATGCCGTCGTCGCTTCGGGCGAGCAGGTCACGGCCGGTCTGCTGGCAATCGCGCTGCAGGCGATGGATATCAATGCCCGTTCGTGGCAGGGCTGGCAGATCTCCATCCGGACGGACAACGCCCATGGCGCCGCCCGCATCCAGGAAATCGATGGCGCCGACATCGTCAAGCGCATGGGCGAAGGCCAGGTTGCCGTCATCGCCGGCTTCCAGGGCATCGGCCCCGACAATCGCATCGCGACGCTCGGCCGCGGCGGTTCCGATACGTCGGCCGTTGCCGTTGCTGCGGCGGTCAAGGCTGATCGCTGCGATATCTATACCGACGTCGATGGCGTCTACACGACGGACCCGCGCATCGTGCCGCAGGCTCGCCGCCTGAAGAAGATCGCCTTCGAGGAAATGCTCGAAATGGCTTCGCTCGGCGCCAAGGTTCTGCAGGTTCGCTCCGTCGAGCTTGCGATGGTGCACAAGGTCCGTACCTTCGTGCGCTCCTCTTTCGAAGATCCCGATGCTCCGGGCATGGGTGACTTCTTGAATCCGCCCGGAACGCTGATTTGTGACGAGGATGAAATCGTGGAACAGGAAGTAGTCACCGGCATCGCCTATGCCAAGGATGAGGCTCAGATCTCGCTTCGCCGTCTTGCCGACCGGCCGGGCGTTTCCGCCGCGATCTTCGGACCGCTGGCCGAAAGCCACATCAACGTCGACATGATCGTCCAGAACATCTCCGAGGACGGCTCGAAGACCGACATGACCTTCACGGTTCCGTCTGGTGATGTCGACAAGGCGATCAAGGTTCTCGGCGATAACAAGGAAAAGATCGGCTACGACGTCGTTCAGAACGAATCGGGCCTCGTAAAGGTGTCGGTCATCGGCATCGGCATGCGCAGCCACGCCGGCGTTGCCGCTACGGCGTTCAAGGCGCTGGCGGACAAGGGGATCAACATCAAGGCGATCACCACCTCGGAAATCAAGATTTCCATCCTGATTGACGGTCCTTATGCGGAACTCGCTGTCAGGACTTTGCATTCCTGCTACGGTCTGGATAAGAACTGA
- a CDS encoding CHASE2 domain-containing protein, whose protein sequence is MTRTQQIGVLIGLVLVAALTLLRVSDPPLLRQIRDITFDEYQRITPRPFQNTPVRVIDIDEASLREFGQWPWPRDRLALLVQRLSDMGASAIAFDILFSEPDRLSPRTVMRDVAGVDPSLLRRLPDNDEAFAEAMEGHPVVLGFGLSTDGTYRPPVKAGFAFTGESPFNAPPRLVAATPLRPQLQIAATGIGHISLNPGTYSSVVRRIPLLLTDGEQLYPNLALEALRVAQGASTYVVAAAPDAPNTLTSLKVGDFVIPVTANGELWLYTSPDVADRYISAAKILAADGPPADVSAAIEGSIVFVGTSSAGLQDIRTTALGQNVPGVSMHAQTVEQILSGRFLSRPDWADGLEILAIAVLGIVLVIVTTFVSPAFALLCGMLLTVLALAASWFAFSQWGLLFDPLAPIVCGSIVHFAATSFRILVIDRERREVRRAFGQYLSPSLLYRIEHTPGALRLGGDDRELTVMFVDVRGFTSLSERLQPADVVRFLNTLLDALSRHVVANEGTLDKFIGDSIMAFWNAPVDVGDHPRKAMRAALQMRETLAQLNKADAFGFGPEYQVGIGIGIHTGLACVGNMGAEARFNYSAVGDAVNVAARIESCCKEVGFDILASETTAAALPGFALLDAGSLGLKGKSSRSRLYAVVGGETEGKSEAFHGLLQAHEALVEALQNHAADSRKRLAAVRQKISPFTPALADFYRRLARRADHFRDIPAEAEKPISEAG, encoded by the coding sequence ATGACGCGCACGCAGCAAATCGGCGTTCTTATCGGGCTCGTACTCGTTGCGGCCCTGACGTTGCTGCGGGTCAGTGATCCACCTCTCCTGCGCCAGATAAGAGACATCACCTTCGACGAGTACCAACGGATAACGCCCCGCCCTTTTCAGAATACACCGGTCCGGGTGATCGATATCGACGAGGCTTCCCTGCGGGAATTCGGCCAGTGGCCCTGGCCACGCGACAGGCTGGCACTCCTCGTCCAGCGCTTATCGGACATGGGAGCTTCGGCGATCGCCTTCGATATTCTCTTTTCAGAGCCGGATCGCCTGTCGCCACGCACCGTAATGCGCGATGTCGCCGGCGTCGACCCATCGCTGCTTCGACGCCTGCCCGACAACGACGAAGCCTTTGCGGAAGCAATGGAAGGCCACCCCGTTGTCCTCGGCTTCGGCCTCTCGACCGATGGCACCTATCGCCCGCCGGTTAAGGCCGGCTTCGCCTTCACCGGCGAAAGTCCGTTCAATGCACCTCCACGTCTCGTCGCCGCAACGCCGTTGAGGCCGCAGCTGCAGATCGCCGCGACCGGCATTGGTCACATCAGCCTGAACCCGGGAACCTATTCTTCGGTCGTTCGCCGGATACCGTTGCTTCTCACAGACGGCGAACAGCTCTATCCTAACCTTGCCCTTGAAGCGCTGCGCGTCGCCCAGGGCGCCTCGACCTATGTGGTTGCGGCAGCCCCCGACGCGCCCAACACGCTGACGTCACTGAAGGTCGGCGATTTCGTCATTCCGGTGACGGCCAACGGTGAGCTTTGGCTCTACACCAGCCCAGATGTCGCCGACCGATATATTTCCGCCGCCAAGATTCTTGCCGCCGATGGGCCGCCTGCCGATGTCAGCGCCGCGATCGAGGGCAGTATCGTCTTCGTCGGGACCTCCTCGGCGGGCCTGCAGGACATCCGCACCACCGCCCTCGGGCAGAACGTCCCCGGCGTCTCCATGCATGCCCAGACTGTCGAACAAATCCTTTCCGGACGTTTCCTGTCGCGGCCGGATTGGGCGGATGGCCTGGAGATTTTGGCCATTGCCGTCCTCGGTATCGTTCTGGTCATCGTCACCACCTTCGTCAGCCCGGCTTTCGCCCTTCTCTGCGGCATGCTGCTGACGGTCCTTGCGCTCGCCGCATCCTGGTTTGCCTTTTCCCAATGGGGGCTTCTCTTCGATCCGCTCGCGCCGATCGTTTGTGGATCGATCGTTCATTTTGCCGCGACATCCTTCCGCATTCTGGTCATCGATCGGGAGCGCCGCGAGGTCCGCCGTGCATTCGGACAATATCTGTCTCCCTCGCTTCTCTACCGGATCGAGCATACCCCGGGCGCGCTCCGCCTCGGCGGTGACGACCGTGAGCTGACGGTGATGTTCGTCGACGTTCGCGGTTTCACGTCGCTCAGTGAGAGATTGCAGCCCGCAGACGTCGTCCGCTTCCTGAACACGCTGCTTGACGCTCTGAGTCGGCATGTCGTGGCGAACGAAGGTACGCTCGACAAGTTCATAGGCGACTCGATCATGGCCTTCTGGAATGCACCTGTGGACGTCGGCGACCATCCCAGGAAGGCCATGCGTGCGGCGCTGCAGATGCGCGAAACCCTGGCACAGCTCAACAAGGCCGATGCATTCGGCTTCGGGCCGGAATATCAGGTCGGCATCGGCATCGGCATTCACACGGGCCTTGCCTGCGTCGGCAATATGGGCGCCGAAGCACGATTCAACTACTCGGCGGTGGGCGATGCCGTGAACGTCGCAGCCCGCATCGAGAGCTGCTGCAAGGAAGTCGGCTTCGACATTCTCGCTTCGGAGACGACAGCCGCGGCCCTTCCCGGCTTTGCCTTGCTGGATGCCGGCTCGCTTGGGCTGAAGGGCAAAAGCAGCCGCTCGCGGCTGTATGCCGTGGTGGGTGGGGAAACCGAGGGCAAGTCGGAAGCATTTCACGGGTTGCTGCAAGCCCACGAAGCCTTGGTGGAAGCCTTGCAGAACCACGCGGCCGACAGCCGCAAACGGCTCGCCGCAGTCCGCCAGAAGATATCGCCCTTTACACCGGCGCTCGCGGATTTTTATCGCCGGCTGGCGCGACGGGCGGATCATTTTCGTGACATCCCCGCCGAGGCGGAGAAGCCAATATCGGAAGCCGGCTAA
- a CDS encoding FecR family protein produces MFRPYRVLAALFSLVLSLPLTSKAAEEVGQATLIRTEVTGDAGPIIVKSPVHRDEKIRTSPSGLGQFIFRDGTKLAVGAGSSVVIDKYVYDDASSVKKLTIRAAKGTFRWISGSSSSSAYSIVTPAGTIGVRGTAFDFYVGPNGQTAMVLLNGEAEFCGAGGCKKLEQPCDCVIATRGGGVSDPRAVDQQTLQRLGNRRALPFLSRDQLLSGALGGIRTSCGLANIQPDRRDRDQPQPPQPLRQSPVQPPEKPDKPDKHHHHHDKHERHGDRHHHDRDHHGWGGDRDGRHGWNVHHDRGGGGWGQRSDSGDRPGWVNGKRDRGAGASRREHASRQDRSHGFQNRHEARHERPSANGEASKTSGGSADQQAGGARSDRGRGGDRGNHGGWHNRGSWHDRQGQATN; encoded by the coding sequence ATGTTCCGCCCGTATCGCGTTCTGGCCGCCCTCTTTAGCCTCGTCCTTTCTCTCCCGCTTACCTCGAAAGCAGCGGAGGAGGTTGGGCAAGCTACGCTCATCCGCACGGAGGTTACCGGCGATGCCGGGCCGATCATCGTCAAGTCGCCTGTTCATCGAGACGAAAAAATCCGGACGTCACCCAGCGGGCTTGGGCAGTTTATTTTTCGCGATGGCACAAAGCTCGCGGTCGGCGCTGGTTCCTCCGTCGTGATCGACAAATACGTCTATGACGACGCGAGCTCCGTCAAGAAACTGACCATCCGCGCGGCGAAGGGAACGTTTCGTTGGATCAGCGGCAGTTCGTCTTCTTCAGCCTATTCGATCGTTACCCCTGCCGGCACGATCGGCGTGCGTGGAACAGCCTTCGACTTCTACGTCGGCCCGAATGGCCAGACGGCAATGGTTCTTCTGAACGGCGAGGCCGAGTTCTGCGGCGCCGGCGGCTGCAAGAAATTGGAGCAGCCCTGCGACTGCGTTATTGCCACGCGGGGCGGGGGCGTTAGCGATCCGCGCGCCGTCGATCAGCAGACGCTGCAGAGGTTGGGGAACCGGCGCGCGCTTCCATTTCTGTCCCGCGACCAGTTGTTGTCCGGCGCGCTTGGCGGCATCCGCACCAGCTGCGGCCTTGCCAATATTCAGCCCGACCGGCGCGATCGCGATCAGCCCCAACCTCCGCAACCGCTTCGTCAATCTCCCGTGCAGCCGCCCGAGAAGCCTGACAAGCCGGACAAACACCATCACCACCATGACAAGCACGAGCGCCACGGTGATCGTCACCATCACGACCGCGATCACCACGGTTGGGGTGGAGACCGCGATGGCAGGCATGGCTGGAATGTTCATCATGACCGCGGAGGTGGTGGTTGGGGGCAGCGATCCGACAGCGGCGATCGGCCGGGATGGGTCAATGGAAAGCGCGATCGGGGCGCCGGGGCGAGCCGTCGCGAGCACGCAAGCCGTCAGGATCGGAGCCACGGGTTCCAAAACCGTCATGAGGCTCGGCATGAGCGGCCCAGTGCAAACGGAGAGGCGTCAAAAACCTCGGGCGGAAGCGCTGATCAACAGGCGGGTGGTGCACGCTCGGATCGCGGTCGCGGCGGAGATCGCGGCAACCACGGCGGCTGGCATAATCGCGGATCCTGGCATGATCGCCAAGGACAAGCTACCAATTAG
- the ubiG gene encoding bifunctional 2-polyprenyl-6-hydroxyphenol methylase/3-demethylubiquinol 3-O-methyltransferase UbiG, protein MTEAAKTTIDQSEVDRFSAMAAEWWSPTGKFKPLHKFNPVRLAYIRDKAAENFGRDVRSARPLEGLRVLDIGCGGGLLSEPVARMGASVVGADPSEKNIGIASTHAKASGVPVDYRAVTAEQLAEAGETFDIVLNMEVVEHVADVDLFMTTCARMVRPGGLMFVATINRTMKAAALAIFAAENILRWLPRGTHQYEKLVRPEELEKPMTESGLTVIERTGVFFNPLANQWNLSKDMDVNYMMLAKREA, encoded by the coding sequence ATGACCGAAGCGGCGAAGACCACAATCGACCAGAGCGAAGTGGACCGCTTCTCGGCCATGGCTGCGGAATGGTGGAGCCCGACGGGCAAGTTCAAGCCGCTCCATAAGTTCAACCCGGTGCGGCTGGCCTACATCCGAGACAAGGCGGCTGAGAATTTCGGCCGCGACGTGCGCAGCGCACGACCACTCGAAGGGCTAAGGGTTCTCGATATCGGCTGCGGCGGCGGCCTTCTCTCAGAACCGGTCGCCCGCATGGGAGCGTCGGTCGTCGGTGCCGATCCGTCCGAGAAGAACATCGGCATTGCTTCCACCCATGCCAAGGCATCCGGTGTTCCCGTCGACTACCGCGCCGTTACGGCAGAGCAGCTTGCCGAAGCCGGCGAAACATTCGATATCGTCCTGAACATGGAGGTCGTCGAGCACGTTGCTGATGTCGACCTGTTCATGACCACCTGCGCGCGGATGGTGCGACCCGGCGGACTGATGTTCGTCGCCACCATCAACCGGACCATGAAGGCTGCGGCGTTGGCGATCTTTGCTGCGGAAAATATCCTGCGCTGGCTGCCGCGCGGCACCCATCAGTATGAAAAGCTCGTCCGTCCGGAAGAGCTTGAAAAGCCGATGACGGAAAGCGGTCTCACGGTCATCGAGCGGACCGGCGTGTTCTTCAACCCGCTGGCCAACCAGTGGAACCTCTCGAAGGACATGGACGTCAACTACATGATGCTGGCCAAGCGCGAGGCGTGA
- a CDS encoding DUF3291 domain-containing protein, translating to MSSQARLAMYNFGLHVAPFESDAVEGFRLREPANFEAARRACGFIGRSGYAGEPGVRSWGPQVFPRFIEGSGFDTAPSSLSLWADIEALMAFSYDGVHADALKHARNWNVKPSWPSLVLWWVGPHHRPDWAEAVERFEHLADHGPSARAFTFKAAFGPDGMEIEIDRGRVKELAARNALTQGDLLAHVKTLKP from the coding sequence ATGAGTTCTCAAGCGCGCCTTGCGATGTATAACTTCGGTTTGCACGTGGCGCCTTTCGAGAGCGATGCTGTCGAGGGCTTTCGCTTGCGCGAGCCCGCCAATTTCGAGGCGGCACGGCGAGCTTGCGGCTTTATCGGCCGCTCCGGCTATGCCGGCGAGCCGGGTGTGCGAAGCTGGGGGCCGCAGGTTTTTCCGCGTTTCATCGAGGGCAGCGGTTTCGACACCGCGCCATCATCCCTATCGCTCTGGGCCGATATCGAAGCGCTGATGGCTTTCAGCTATGATGGAGTGCATGCCGACGCGCTGAAGCACGCGCGCAACTGGAACGTCAAGCCATCATGGCCGTCGCTCGTTCTCTGGTGGGTCGGGCCTCACCATCGGCCCGATTGGGCCGAGGCGGTCGAGCGCTTCGAGCATCTGGCCGATCACGGGCCGAGTGCGCGGGCCTTTACGTTCAAGGCAGCGTTCGGGCCAGATGGGATGGAGATCGAGATCGATCGCGGCCGGGTCAAGGAACTGGCGGCGCGTAACGCGCTGACGCAAGGCGATCTCCTTGCCCACGTCAAAACTTTGAAGCCCTAG
- a CDS encoding DUF1178 family protein, translating into MIRYSLHCENAHEFEGWFSESADFDRQIESGFLTCPVCGSGSISKLLMAPSVSTARKKDEIQTLAMDALKREAFQKLKEAVSNIKANSEDVGTGFPEEARKIHYGEADARAIIGQTTLDEAQALVDEGIEIAALPVLPDDVH; encoded by the coding sequence TTGATCCGTTATTCGCTTCACTGTGAAAACGCCCACGAGTTCGAAGGCTGGTTTTCCGAAAGTGCCGACTTCGATCGGCAGATCGAGTCCGGCTTCCTGACTTGTCCCGTTTGCGGCTCCGGTTCAATTTCTAAGCTATTGATGGCGCCGTCCGTATCGACGGCGCGCAAGAAGGACGAGATCCAGACGCTGGCGATGGATGCCCTCAAGCGCGAGGCGTTCCAGAAGCTGAAAGAAGCCGTCAGCAACATCAAGGCCAATTCCGAGGATGTCGGTACCGGCTTTCCCGAGGAAGCGCGAAAGATCCATTATGGTGAAGCCGACGCGCGCGCCATCATCGGCCAAACGACCCTCGACGAAGCCCAGGCTCTGGTAGACGAGGGTATCGAGATCGCGGCACTTCCAGTCTTGCCCGACGACGTGCACTAG
- a CDS encoding carbon-nitrogen hydrolase family protein yields the protein MTFTAAAIQMCSGVDPERNAAAMARLVREAAGRGATYAQTPEMTGMLQRDRAAAKLLQRDEANDIIVATAASLAKELGIFVHVGSTAILLAGGKLANRGYLFGPDGRILNRYDKIHMFDVDLDNGESWRESAAYQPGSEARVLSLPFGQMGFAICYDVRFPALFRAQAVAGAEVMTIPAAFTKQTGEAHWEILLRARAIENGMFVIAAAQAGVHEDGRETFGHSMIIDPWGKVLASAGPAGEAVILAEIDTTAVKAARDKIPNLRNAREFSIEKVVGAAGDVAA from the coding sequence ATGACCTTCACGGCGGCTGCTATTCAGATGTGTTCCGGCGTCGATCCCGAGAGGAACGCCGCTGCGATGGCGCGGCTCGTGCGGGAGGCCGCCGGCCGGGGGGCGACCTACGCGCAGACCCCGGAAATGACCGGAATGCTGCAGCGTGATCGTGCGGCTGCAAAGCTGCTGCAGCGGGACGAGGCCAACGATATCATCGTTGCAACGGCAGCGTCCCTGGCGAAAGAGCTCGGCATCTTCGTGCATGTGGGCTCGACCGCTATCTTGCTTGCTGGCGGAAAGCTCGCAAACCGAGGGTATCTTTTCGGACCGGACGGACGCATCCTCAATCGCTACGACAAGATCCACATGTTCGACGTCGATCTCGACAATGGCGAGAGCTGGCGCGAAAGCGCTGCCTATCAGCCAGGGTCGGAGGCGCGGGTTCTGTCGCTTCCGTTCGGGCAGATGGGCTTTGCGATCTGCTACGACGTCCGCTTCCCCGCTCTCTTCCGCGCTCAGGCGGTTGCCGGCGCCGAGGTGATGACGATTCCGGCCGCCTTCACGAAGCAGACCGGCGAGGCACATTGGGAAATCCTGTTGCGTGCCCGTGCCATCGAGAATGGCATGTTCGTAATAGCCGCAGCGCAGGCAGGCGTTCATGAAGACGGTCGCGAGACCTTCGGGCATTCCATGATCATCGATCCCTGGGGCAAGGTACTCGCCTCGGCCGGCCCGGCCGGGGAGGCCGTCATCCTCGCCGAGATCGATACAACAGCAGTGAAGGCTGCACGCGACAAAATTCCGAACCTTCGGAACGCTCGGGAGTTCTCCATCGAGAAGGTTGTGGGCGCAGCCGGAGACGTTGCAGCTTGA
- the grxC gene encoding glutaredoxin 3 translates to MVPVTIYTRQACGFCSRAKSLLTEKGVSFVEHDATFSPDLRQEMIGKSNGRSTFPQIFIGDTHVGGCDDLFALDRAGELDPLLAA, encoded by the coding sequence ATGGTACCCGTCACGATTTATACACGTCAGGCCTGTGGCTTCTGTTCCCGGGCGAAGTCCCTGCTGACGGAAAAGGGCGTTTCCTTCGTCGAGCATGATGCAACCTTCTCCCCGGACTTGCGGCAGGAGATGATCGGCAAGTCGAACGGTCGTTCGACCTTTCCGCAGATTTTCATCGGAGACACGCATGTCGGCGGGTGTGACGATCTCTTCGCGCTCGACCGCGCCGGCGAGCTCGACCCGCTGCTCGCGGCCTGA
- a CDS encoding ComF family protein: MRQILLGPLAFVADLVYPPSCAVCGVETGGHRGVCPKCWSAIRFIERPYCEILGIPFSHDLGPGIVSAAAIANPPPFDRLRSAAFHDDAVRRLVHALKYRDRTDLAPMMAGWMRRAGGEAIAECDAILPVPLHRTRMLSRKFNQAAELARHLSAQSDRPLLPGTLLRTRRTRQQVGLGAKAREDNVRGAFALMRGHEGDVYGKRLILVDDVYTTGATVAAAAKVLRKEGAADITVLTFARALSETI, from the coding sequence TTGCGTCAGATACTGCTCGGTCCTCTGGCCTTTGTCGCGGATCTTGTCTATCCGCCGAGCTGCGCCGTCTGCGGCGTCGAGACCGGCGGGCATCGCGGCGTTTGTCCGAAATGCTGGTCCGCCATTCGCTTCATCGAGCGTCCCTATTGCGAGATCCTCGGCATTCCCTTCTCGCACGATCTCGGTCCGGGCATTGTCAGCGCTGCTGCGATTGCCAATCCGCCTCCTTTCGACAGGCTGCGGTCGGCAGCCTTCCACGATGACGCGGTGCGCCGTCTTGTACACGCCTTGAAATACCGGGACCGCACCGACCTTGCGCCGATGATGGCGGGATGGATGCGAAGGGCTGGCGGAGAGGCGATTGCTGAATGCGACGCGATCCTGCCGGTGCCCCTGCACCGTACCCGCATGCTGTCGCGCAAGTTCAACCAGGCGGCGGAACTCGCCCGTCATCTTTCGGCGCAATCGGATCGGCCGCTTCTGCCCGGTACGCTGCTTCGTACACGGCGGACCAGACAGCAGGTCGGGCTCGGCGCGAAGGCACGCGAGGACAACGTGCGCGGCGCCTTCGCTCTGATGCGCGGGCATGAGGGCGATGTCTACGGAAAGAGGCTGATTCTCGTCGACGACGTCTACACGACGGGCGCGACTGTCGCCGCGGCAGCGAAGGTGTTGCGCAAGGAGGGGGCCGCAGACATCACGGTTTTGACCTTTGCAAGGGCCCTTTCAGAAACTATATGA